A genomic region of Terriglobales bacterium contains the following coding sequences:
- a CDS encoding GTP-binding protein, with protein sequence MAKEKFDRSKPHVNVGTIGHIDHGKTTLTAAITKVLSKHNPKIQFRS encoded by the coding sequence ATGGCCAAAGAAAAATTTGATCGCAGCAAGCCGCACGTGAACGTGGGGACGATCGGGCACATCGACCACGGCAAGACGACGCTCACGGCGGCGATCACCAAGGTGCTGTCGAAGCACAACCCGAAGATCCAGTTCCGGTCG